Genomic segment of Odontesthes bonariensis isolate fOdoBon6 chromosome 10, fOdoBon6.hap1, whole genome shotgun sequence:
GATTCGCactgaacaaacagaaaaaactttTTGGAGTTGGAACAGATGTGGGTTCAGCAAAAGGAcagtttgaataaaaaaaaaaaaaagaaaagaaagaagaacaggaatgaAACACTCATGGTGAAAAGGCGAGTTCTGAAAGCAAAGGGTCCTCGCAGGAAAACAACAGCACGTAAATATACTCGATGTAAACAACACACGCTGGATacacattttgctgcttgtgttttctcACTCCGGAGATTTTCCTACAGCACACTTGCTATTCCTAACGCATTTTTCCCACAGTGCTATTTCTTTCTCTGTTTACCGAAGGGCCGGTGGAGACACATGCGGCCAAAGCATACAGAGCCTCTATTCATCCAGGCTGCTGATGGCTTGTAGCAAGGCCATGATCCTGAAGGGATGAAGAAGCAGGCTCACGATCAGAGTGCCCGGCCTCAAAAGTCCAATAACATGACCAAAAACACCTGTGTATTTCTGGTAGACTGGTAATGGAAGCTGAGCTATAAAGGCAAATGCTTATATTTTGAATGCAGTGAATGTGCTGTGATAGTGAGTACGTGAAAAGATAATGGGAAGCATTGAGGTGGATTGATACAACGTGtttgaaaaagacagaaaaattagCAATGAATGTCAGTAAATTCAAATCAACATTTCGTGCCATCGCAGGGGCACAAAAATCCAAATAAACTTTCCAGTGAAAGTTTTgagaaaagataaaaagaaaagatgtcAGACATCATTCCAGGGCCTTGAAGGCCTGACTGTAAATGAAATGTTCCCTCTCCTTTGAAGCTGGGCTTCAAAAGCActtgggaaaaagaaaaaaaactctgccTGAGGATATCCAGCGAAGCACAGCTTTTTGTTTGACAGAGTGGTCAGAGGTACTGCAAAGATAGCTTTTAAATAGGACATTTAAAACCTAAAGAATAAGATCTTAGGACCagtatgaaaaaatgtttttaaccatCTTTAGGAGAATAATTCTGGTGTGAAGAAGTCTTGGATTAGGCTCTGGTGAGATTGAGTTCTGTAGAGCCAATAATTAATCAGGAAATGCTTCCTGAATGATGTCctcagaactttaaaatctataaaTGACTAAATCCTTTCTAACGAAATCTCGCGCAAAGGTAGATAATGTCATGTAAAACTGCTGAAAATCCCTAAAAATGAGTCGTGAGAGGGAACGTTTACTCAAAGCGCATCACCTAAACACAAACCTGAGATATTTGActtttgtgttttcattcaGCACCACTTTTAACTTTTACTTTACTGCAATTTGACACCTAAAGTTACTCTACTTTCAGATGAATAATGTTTTACTTAAATAACATACAGAGAGCTAATAACTCATGGTATCTGATTTTTATCACACGGCTATGGTGGCCAGAGCATTCATTGTAATGCTACTGTTGTGACATCAACAGAAAGATTTTAGGATATATTGTAgtgagtttttcaaacttttcatATTGTTGTGTCTTCATCAGAGAGGATGGTGTAGAATCAGAGAGAAAACAAGCCGGGACATTCAGCACAGGTCCTTAGCTGATCCAGCTGTGGTTGTTGTGGGTTTCAGCTTCAGGCTATCAGGAGCCTCCTGCTTTTATGCAATAAGTTCATGACagcaagtttttctttttgccttgtCTTTTTTCAAACTTCGTATAATTATTTTACCACACACACTGGCTGCAGAGAGGACACCTCATACTGGAAATTTTTAGTGGCTTTTCTATTGAGGGGTAGAAACTTTCCTGCAGATGGTAAAACAATGTGTCCCGGCCCCTGTAATTGTCTCTCATTAGACACACACAGAAGCATGTTGACTCACCAGCCTGCTTTAAGACTTAACAACGTGCTTTTGAATGACCAACGATAATAACAGGTATTTGGTGAATGACCTGAAAACCACCGCTGTTATTTGCAATCCCGTGAATTGCACGGAGAATTGCGCAAGAAAGCAAATAGtgtaaaaaagaaggaaaaaaaaggttttatgtGTGACTGAATCGCAACAAATGAGCGGAGTCAGCATCATTTCTCTGATTCATCAGTGTTGTGAGTGTGTAACGTTTACTCACAGCCCTGTCACAGGATGAGAATAAATCAAACTAACCTTTCCAGCTGCAGAGTCAGCGAAACAAACAAAGATACAGTCAGAGGCCTGGAGGCTGTGTTGACTGTCCTGAGGAAGCACTCAGGTGTGTATTCTAAATGCAAGTGAAGGCTAGACCTGGATGATTGCAAGTACCTGATTTTGTGTTAGCCATATACCATCAGCCCATATGTAACGTCTCTCTCAAAGGTGggaaatatagatatatatgtgtgtgtgtgtgtgtgtgtgtgtgaatccatTCAGCTTGAGTGCtttgtctcagtcagtgtgtgggCAACCTTCTGCAGGACAAAGTGGGCTCAAAAGTGATTGCCTACTGGGTCGTTCCAGAATCTAAACATACCGTTTTATTGGAAACCTTGTCATTTTCTTCCCTGAATAAGTACCTACATGCTTGCATGCTTGTTCTCCTCATAACAGCAGTTCTAATCTTTTCCATGCCCTGTTGTTTGTGTCCGTCTATTAAAGCAGACCCAGCCACCATAAACACGGTTGGAGTGaatccccctcctcctcctcctcatcctccaccTCCACACCGTCCGGACTCACAACGAGCCACTCGTGGTAAAACACTCATTAAAGACGCATATAATGAGTGACTGCAGGATTGTGCTGACTCCTTCTCTCAGACCACAGCTAACTGGAAACATATTGGGTtgaagacattaaaaaaaaatcccacattCACAACAGTGTATAGTGTGTCAACAGGCCGAAGCCAGGCACAGCTATGCAGCTCTACTGAAGGCTGAAGTTTACTTTAAAGTTCATGGACCTGGATCCATTTATCCTCAACTCAGAGCATTTCAGAGAAGAGGCTGTTGGTGAAAAATAGATACCCAAGTCTTGAGCAAAATTACTTAGACAAATACAAGTGAAGAGACACTACAGAGTCTTTCATCTTATACTTTATTTTGGATCAAAGTGTTTGGCTGTAGTTTAACTGTAGGGTTGAtcttattttacagtatttacacacatttataagtattatgataataataataataaaacaagtttcaatttgggattaacACATGAAAAAGTAACAGGTTACTGCATATCTGTACTTTCTGTAAAGATTCATTGAACCACTTACAGTTCAAAGTCATTATCTCCATCAGAATTACTGAACTATACGCACAAATACCTATGTTGACTAAAAGTAGTGTTGCAGAACATGTACGCCTGGGAACCAAATATGCTCAAGACGTTCTTCTTCTCCAATCAGCAAACTGTCAGGAGCTGAAGTTTGAAGTTTCACCAAAATAAACTGACCGTCATCATCGATCCAGCAACCCACTCACTGTGACAGTGGGTGTTTGTGGAGGTCTGTTTTTCACAGAGCATCCTGTTTAACAATGATAGCTGTACAACTTACAGTGAATTTTATGTGGGTAGGCgactgaaaataataaaaatgccATGGATGTTAATCTAACTGTAATGTACAGTCCTTAGgagatagataaatagatagactgacagatagatagatagatcataGCTGGGAAGAGAGCCTGCTTTTGTTCTCGAGTAATTCTAACCTGGTTCCAATTataggacaaaaaaaagaaaaaaaagattcctttgggtttttttctttggctttctaaaaagaaaagacaaatgcAGGACTTACTCTGAAAGAGAATCATATCTGGGCGCATCTTCTTCTCAGTGCTGGCGGCAGAGGTGAGAGTCCGTCAGAGGTGGTGCGCCTATCAATTGTTAAAACACATGAACACTTTTTAAAAGTTCACCGAGCAGCAGCTGTGTTCTGTTGTGATCCTGCAGTCTGGAGTCCACACAAGCTCCGCCTCCGCCACCTCATGAAATctaacactgctgctgctgcactctTCACAAAAAGGCGCACTCGCTCTTAAAAGTTTGGGTTTGGAAACACCAACATACCAGATGAATATCAATGCAGAAAAGATACAATAATCCGGACATTACAGCATAAGGGCCACCCACATTGGAACTTGGCTCTCAGGTTTAGACAACTAGAACATACAAAAGAACCTGCTTGTTTTCAAACAGAACATGCGACTGTACATAGTCAGTGGTATTGCACTGAGGAGATTTTCGTGTATTTACACTCAATAGTTAGAACTACAACATAGCTGAAATTTAAACAGTTAAGCTGATCCACAAAGAGCGTTTATGAGAAACCTCCTTACTCTTTAATCCATTTTGCAAGAatcatttttatgttgttttttttgtccaggaaacattacaaaaaaaaaagaaaaaaaaaaaaaaaaaaaaaaaaaaactctgaaaaccttgACAATGCTATTGCACAGCCATGATACGTTTCAAACTTTGCCCAATACTGCCACCCACTGGTGAATTAGGGAAAATGTTAGCAGCAACACTTGAACCACGCAGTTATGGGCCCTGAAGTGCAGAGAAACAGACAAAACACAAACGGCCCGTTTCAGGGTTCGCAGAGAATTGTTTTATTACATTATGTACACACCAAAAATAACTGCAACATACAACCTTGTCACTGAAATGTGCTTTAACTACACTGAAATGCACAGAGAGCAGTGTGAGAGCTGTCAGCGAGGGGCTGTGCGCAGGTCATCCAGTGCGAAGGATGCAACACTAAACAAGAGGAAAGTGTTTCTCAGTTCCTTCTGTTTCCATGCTGTTTAATGAAGATCTTAggtgctgtccatccctctggaGCCTTCTTCAGTCCAGCTCGCTTCCAAATCTTCTCAAGATCCTCCTCAAATCGTTTctgcacacaacacacacacacacacacacacacacacacactctattGGCCATGCTGATGAGACAATTTACATTCATTTAACTTtggttggcaaaaaaaaaaaaaaaaagtacatctgGAATTTATAAAATAATGAAAGCTAAAATACTATTCAATCCTACCACTCCCCCTCACCTGCTTCTTCCTCCCTCTGCCCTCCATCACTCTCCTCCTTAAGAATTTAGTCCGTTTTTGCAGCTTCTTGTATTTATGCCGGTTCATCTTCCGCCGTCGGATCTGTAGAACATTCTTGCATTTCATGGGTGTTGCTGATCCCTCCCCGTCCTCCAAAATAGGGACTGAGATGGGAGGCAGAACCATCTCTTCTAGCAACTCTACGTCCCCCAGTGGCTGAGCAGACTCCAGCAGGGTAGGGAGAGAGTAGCGCAGGGAGAGCCAGCTCTCCAGAGGACTCACGGACAGCTTACGCGGCACGAGGGCATCCTCCAGCTCTGGCTCAAGTTGGATCCATCGCGGAGGTGATGTGTTGTCTGCTGCTGTTGAGTAGTTCCTCAGTTTCTGTTGTAACGAAGAGCAGTGAGGAGGAATGACTGGTTGTGCGCATCCATTTAAAATTTCTCCGTGGGCTTGAAATGCACCTGTAcattgggaagaaaaaaaaaaaaaaaagacatttgtggTGGGTTTTTTTCAACGAAGATTCAACACATTCAATACTAAGAACCTCTCCCTTTACTTCAGGATTTGTCAAGATCTGGCTCCAATGTTGGATATTATAAGCATAAAAACTGTCTCCAAAGGAGCTCGCTTGGAGTCAgctgggaaaaaagaaaaaaggtcccAGTGTGACTAATTATGACGATTCTCTCTGACCAGTCAGTTTTCAGCAGTGCTTCACATCACAAATTATAGTATTGGATAAGCTCCCTTGGTGGTACTAAAACAGTACAAGGTATCATCTACAGTGGAAACCACACATAagtcaattttaaaaaaatagagTTGAGCCATACAAGTGGataaacaagataaaacaaCTAAAGAAAATACTGGGGCAAATGAGGATGTGTTTGATCATACTTACAAGTTGCTTTACGTAAAAGATTCAGACGAGGGGCGACCCTTGAAGTAAACATCATCAATGATCAGCCAAATAAAGTCATCAGGAATGGGTTGGCTGATGGCTGGTCCTGCGGGCACGAGAAAAGCACAGAGTCAGTCACAGCTCCAGCCCAGAGCGTTCAAACTAATTCCAAACGCTGTACTGTAGGAAACAATTACTTTCACTGTCACGTTCTTTATTTTCAATCAATCAGTGCCTTGGTTGTTCTATACGATGTCCGAAAATTGTTCAAAAGTTGGACCAACAATGATTAGAGTTTTAATTTCCGAGCACTTGACGacaaaaagtgacaaaaataCTTTGAATCAAAGCATCAAAAACTGTGGCACAATAATCTATCGAACAGGACGGTTCATTGGTTCATCATTTATGtagaattcatgaaaaaaaaaaaagagatcaaTAAATTTGTGGTTCCCAACTTTGAATATCATTCagcttttctatttttctttccATGTAGGTGATTTTGTGAATTTCAATCTACCATCACCAAAGCACCTCAAACCTCTTCAAGAAGACTGAAAGTTCAACACTGAGCCTAGAAAAGAGATTACAAGTGATTTAGTGTTGATAGGATGAAATACGAGTTATTGAAATCAAATACATGCAAATAATAATCATAAATGATGTTCCTGTTTGCATGGGATCCTTCTGAAAGAAATTCAGGAAAAGTGAAGACTGTGAAAGTTCTGCACTGAGCCTAGAAAAGAAATATGTGTGGTTTGGTGATGGTAGATTAGAATTCCAGAGAGCTGTTGTGGAATACGAAAACAATATCCAGAAACACTGCTCCTGATTACTCTTGAATGAGTTCATTTAAAATATATTCAAACAAGATTATATAGCAACAAAAGTGATAAGAATGACGATAACTCGAGAGAGGAGGAATGAATGTCACACTACTGattatttattcagttttcgGTAACTAGGCATGTCACTTTTCTGGGCTCGTGGACAGCGGTTTGGTCCTCAGAGGGACATTCCACATAGTTTCACTCAGCTTTCTCCAGAACCGCTGAGCATGGTGAGCAACAGTCTTCTGTGAAATGTTGCTCCTACTTATTTCTGTAAAATGATGGTGTTCTTGaagatgactttttttttttttttttttaacattgcaGAGTTTTGTAATGTAAAAATTAAGATGACTGTCAACTGCAGCCATAGTAAGCTTCTACCCGGCTGATTGGATTATGTAACCGACATGCAAGTGGCCGACAGTGACTAACGTATTaacattaaataaaacattacaTTTAAATAAAGCATTACCAAGCGTTACAAAAGGAATGCATCGGCATTTTtggaaacacatttttttttaaagtgatccTAAAGTTGCCGGGTGGCCCGTCATAGTTGGATAGTGTGCTAGCTAGCAAAATGTAGCTCTGCTGGAGACGTGAAGGTCGCCATCTGGCTTAAATTGTACGTTTCGT
This window contains:
- the aurkaip1 gene encoding small ribosomal subunit protein mS38, with translation MMFTSRVAPRLNLLRKATCAFQAHGEILNGCAQPVIPPHCSSLQQKLRNYSTAADNTSPPRWIQLEPELEDALVPRKLSVSPLESWLSLRYSLPTLLESAQPLGDVELLEEMVLPPISVPILEDGEGSATPMKCKNVLQIRRRKMNRHKYKKLQKRTKFLRRRVMEGRGRKKQKRFEEDLEKIWKRAGLKKAPEGWTAPKIFIKQHGNRRN